The DNA segment GTTCAACGTACTGAGTCCTGTACGAGTAATATCCTCCCGCTTTAATGACTGCGATATGCTTGAAGTAGAAGTCAAGAGCTTTCGAGTTTAGCTGGCTGACGATCTCCTCGGTCTGATTCCGATAGCTCGGTTCCAGAAGTGCGCCATATCCGGTCGTGAAGTACCAAGTACCCACTTCATCCAGCATATAGGTGGCACGAGAGCAGATTTCAGACTGGATGATTTTGGGATTCTCGTACAGTTCGAGGTTTTTCGGATAGATGTACCCATACCAGTCGTCTTCGCCCTCCATACGACCGCCCTCTCTCCCCTCCAACTCCTCTCTGTAATGGAGGAAGAAGTCCCACGTCTTCGGTAGTTCCTGTTCGAGATAGTCTTGCGAATATAGCTCTGCGTCAACGATCTCGCCTTCATCATCCCGGATTACGCGGTACGGATGAACGACGTGACGGCCCGACCACTCCCCACGCCACCGTCCGATTTCATCTCCTTGAAGGAATGGTCGAAGTAGCTCCTTCTCGATTTCAAACTCGTTACTCCCTCCAATCGGGCTAGTAGTTACTGTACCCTCGGTGTCCTGCGATTCAACCCGGTCAGCGTCCAGCACGTCTACGATATAGATTTTGTTGGCGCTGGTTCGGATTCCTTGGAAGACTCCCTGAGTTACGTCCTTAATTTGGTTGTCTCCGTTCTCCGCGAGTTTGTTGAACACGGAGAGTTCTTCGGGGGGCATCAACGCCCAATATTGACTACTCAGTTGGGCCTGCGGGAAGTCGAACACGTCGATATAATCATCCGAGTATCCCGGCTCATCCCGGTGTTCGCGTACTGCCTCGATGATTTCCTCATCTACTGAAGGCCCGCTATCCTCATTGACGTTGCCTTTGACTCTCACGCACCGGATTTGGTTTTCCTTTCTAACGTCTTCATCCGGTTCGTTCTCCACGATAACAATAGCAGGATAGTTCGTAGCGTCCTCGAATACCCCTGAATCACGGAAGTCATACACCTCATCGAGTCGGGTTTCTCGGAGTAGGACTCGACGAATCCCCTCCCCATAGTCCGTGACCATGAACTGATTTGGAGTAATGTATCCGAGCTTCCCACTCCCTTCCTTGAGGAAATCAAGTCCTCGCTCATAGAACGGACAGTAGAGATCGTAATTCCCGGTGGTGGACTCGTAGAGCTGTTCCATCATCGCCTTTTGCTGGTCGGGGAGATGCTGGATTCGGACGTATGGCGGGTTCCCAACCACGTAGTCGTAGTCCATGTAGTTCTTCACAACGAGGGACAGTACGGTGTCCTCGAAGATTTTGAACAGCCGACCGTCTCCGTGTTCTACTCGGAGATAGCGGACGGTATCGAGAATGTCGTCTACGTAGGGTGCGAAGAACCCCTCGATGCCGTCGTACTCTTGGGTCGTGTAGCGGTAGATGCCTTGCTCAAGCCCGCCACTATACTCCCACGTTTCTTCCTCCATATACCACTTAACAACGTCGAGAACGCCCTGAAGCGCCGCGAAGTATTCATCGAAGTTTCGGATATTGGCGTTTAGTCGAGCGGTATCGTATAGGGGCATCCGAACCCGCTGAACGAGGAACCCGTCTTCTGTCTCATCAACCTCGTCTTCGTCCACTTCCACCGGGAGAGGAACGGGAATCTTCACGTCCTGATTGTCGTCCGTCACCCCATCGAGAGTCATCTGCTTCTGCCCGTCGTCACCGAGGTCGATTCCGGTCAGCTCACGCTCGTTTCGGAGCGTGTCCGTTCGGTAGATGGGGAGACGACGAATCGTGAAGTCGCGGTTCTCCTCCTTCGCATCTCGGTACTGTGGGAGAATGGCGACCATGAATCGAATCTGTGCCATCAGCACCGCGAACGGGTGAATGTCCAGCCCGACGATGTGCGGACTCGTACAGAGGTCGATGAGATGCTTCTCCCAATCCGGGTCGTCGTTATACCGCTCCACGTCCTCTACATAGCGGTCAATCGCCTCAACGAGGAATGTACCTGAACCACAGGACGGGTCGATGAGACGTTCACCAGATACGCCCACATCGTAGTCAACCCCGTCCATAATGTAGTCCACGACCTCTTGTGGGGTGTAGAACTCACCGAGGGCTTTCCGTGTCTCGGGGTCGAAGTAGTGCTGGTAGAGGTCGCCCAATAGGTCGCCTTCAATCTCCGAGAAGTCGAACTTGAGGACGGAGAAAATGATGTGGGCGATTGCGTCACTAAACCGATCTCGCGTAGCGGGGCTGATTCTCGTGACCTCACCAGTACCCTTAGCAACGTCCTCGAACTGACTGGCTCTCGTCGCGTGCGTGCGTGTCATTTGCTCCGCGAAGCCGTCAGTCCACCAGATGAAGATGTCGTCCTCGAAAAGACTCTGAACGAGGTGTTCTTCCATATCCTCGATCAAACCGTTGGCGGCGACGGGATAGGCGTCGAGGCTAATATCGTTCCCGAACCCTTGGAGTCCTTGGAAGTATTCGTCCATCCCGTTGTACGCCGTATTTCGGAAGAACTCGTGGTCTTCAGTCGCCTTCGCCAGCAGGACTCGGGCGAGAAGGGCGTGACCACTCTCCAGACAGAACATGAAGTCCCGAAGGGTGTGTTTCCCGTCGATGAATGGTTCCCACGACTCCGGGGTTTCATCGGGTTCGCTGGCGTAGCTGGCTTCCCAAAAGTCGTAGGCCCCCTTGACGAATTTTGCTTCTCTCTCATCTCGTAGCTCCACCAACAAGTCCATCATCGCGGTAACGAGATCAGCGAAGGGGCTGTTCTCCTCTAACCGGAAGGTATCGAAGAAGTGTTCCCGACCGAGTTCCGTATCGAGTTCCACTTCATCGAGTCGGGAGAGAAATTCGTCTACACTCTGTGGGTCAGTAATGTCCCACTCCGGCTTTTCGAGAGCGTGGGCAATATCGGCGGCGTCACTCTCGGTGGCTTCGCTAAGAGCGAAACCAGCCATTCGAGTATGGCCGTCTCGCCTATACAGTCGGAACTCCTGCCCGTTGGTTAGCACCCCGTAGTCGGCTTTCAGCTCATCGACGTAGTGGAATAGTTGGTCTTCGTGCGGGGTGAGATCGCGTCCAGTCGTCTTGAACTCGTAGACGACGGTGACTGACTCGTTATTGTCCAGAGTTACGTAGTCGGGCCGTCGGTCGTCGGGAAGCGTCCACTCACTACGGAGGTCGTGGCCCGTTCCCTCGTATCCGAGATGAGTGTAGAAATTCTCGTTGAGAAATGCGTTCTCAACGTCCTTTTCGGTCATATCCTCATCGAGCCGGGAGGCAATCCCGTGGAGGGCATCAAGAATCGCAGACGTGTCGGGCATAACAAACCCGAGACAGTCGCACATTAAAAAGGTTGCATCAACCGGAGTAACTACTCAATAGGTGGCCTGAGGTCACGCCAGCGCAGGTCGATGGTGTCCCCATCGTCCAGATCAACACGATAGATTATATCGTCGCGTTCGTCCCCTGTCGTGGTTCCGGCGTCGTCTTGAAGTACCGAAACGACAGTCCCGTGTTCGCCGTGGAGTCGGTGGTCGGGGTCAGTCTCATCGGGAATATCGACTCGGACTCTATCCC comes from the Halorubrum depositum genome and includes:
- a CDS encoding Eco57I restriction-modification methylase domain-containing protein — translated: MPDTSAILDALHGIASRLDEDMTEKDVENAFLNENFYTHLGYEGTGHDLRSEWTLPDDRRPDYVTLDNNESVTVVYEFKTTGRDLTPHEDQLFHYVDELKADYGVLTNGQEFRLYRRDGHTRMAGFALSEATESDAADIAHALEKPEWDITDPQSVDEFLSRLDEVELDTELGREHFFDTFRLEENSPFADLVTAMMDLLVELRDEREAKFVKGAYDFWEASYASEPDETPESWEPFIDGKHTLRDFMFCLESGHALLARVLLAKATEDHEFFRNTAYNGMDEYFQGLQGFGNDISLDAYPVAANGLIEDMEEHLVQSLFEDDIFIWWTDGFAEQMTRTHATRASQFEDVAKGTGEVTRISPATRDRFSDAIAHIIFSVLKFDFSEIEGDLLGDLYQHYFDPETRKALGEFYTPQEVVDYIMDGVDYDVGVSGERLIDPSCGSGTFLVEAIDRYVEDVERYNDDPDWEKHLIDLCTSPHIVGLDIHPFAVLMAQIRFMVAILPQYRDAKEENRDFTIRRLPIYRTDTLRNERELTGIDLGDDGQKQMTLDGVTDDNQDVKIPVPLPVEVDEDEVDETEDGFLVQRVRMPLYDTARLNANIRNFDEYFAALQGVLDVVKWYMEEETWEYSGGLEQGIYRYTTQEYDGIEGFFAPYVDDILDTVRYLRVEHGDGRLFKIFEDTVLSLVVKNYMDYDYVVGNPPYVRIQHLPDQQKAMMEQLYESTTGNYDLYCPFYERGLDFLKEGSGKLGYITPNQFMVTDYGEGIRRVLLRETRLDEVYDFRDSGVFEDATNYPAIVIVENEPDEDVRKENQIRCVRVKGNVNEDSGPSVDEEIIEAVREHRDEPGYSDDYIDVFDFPQAQLSSQYWALMPPEELSVFNKLAENGDNQIKDVTQGVFQGIRTSANKIYIVDVLDADRVESQDTEGTVTTSPIGGSNEFEIEKELLRPFLQGDEIGRWRGEWSGRHVVHPYRVIRDDEGEIVDAELYSQDYLEQELPKTWDFFLHYREELEGREGGRMEGEDDWYGYIYPKNLELYENPKIIQSEICSRATYMLDEVGTWYFTTGYGALLEPSYRNQTEEIVSQLNSKALDFYFKHIAVIKAGGYYSYRTQYVEQLPCITNAESRLEQELEETISNITDLIDTGTRTDRFPEAYLERYDGSLAYINYEWQTRRYPVNADIQEKADGRFAVTAGRSDEITAPLMDKGDREERKLRAKYVQAAVDGRNMKSGEEQTIPIPDTQGGVEQLMEALEADRQTVEETSIEELEAEIDQTVYEMFDLTDEEQEVIEDYLEVF